A genomic window from Ruminiclostridium cellulolyticum H10 includes:
- a CDS encoding helix-turn-helix domain-containing protein: protein MPIVVNVDVMLAKRKMSSTELAEKIGITTANLSILKTNKAKAIRFSTLEEICKALNCQPGDILEYVPSKEKNTETSE from the coding sequence ATGCCGATTGTAGTAAATGTAGATGTAATGCTTGCAAAAAGGAAAATGAGTTCAACGGAACTAGCCGAAAAAATAGGTATAACCACTGCCAACCTATCGATATTAAAGACCAATAAAGCTAAAGCTATCCGATTTTCAACCCTTGAGGAGATATGTAAGGCTTTGAATTGCCAACCCGGTGATATTCTTGAATACGTACCAAGTAAAGAAAAAAACACAGAAACCAGCGAATAA
- a CDS encoding M14 family zinc carboxypeptidase gives MSKRIKVFILAVIYSLTAFSTFSVQASKVTYSKSLQQIYKSRDVYKDTQKRLSEFNKNYSNITYLFSAGKSVQKRDLSVLKIGNGSKKIFINAAHHPREYIGTILTLNQIQNLLESYANNGSIDGQKIRNLLDKQVTFYFMPLVNPDGVQICINGTQSYYFNANKVDLNHNYDALWSKKITSTYSTGAKPFSEPETQAVRDLCLNIEFDLTIAYHAAGDIIYWYFGQQGADRTRDLAYANILKTTTGYSLVSSANYKSSTSGFKDWCVQKLKIPSFTIEIGGKRGIIKPVEWSYYNTIWKQNKLVPVRVAKQLMKQTKFNGDKTTALIYKNSLFRQGQILSVNGKQYIAEKAVPMLAGKLSINQQNKLNKTKISIKKTPYLRLETLAECLNLKFKFEKTSNTVYIS, from the coding sequence ATGTCTAAAAGAATAAAGGTTTTTATACTTGCTGTGATCTACTCACTAACAGCCTTCAGTACATTTTCTGTACAAGCATCAAAAGTTACATATTCAAAATCTCTACAACAAATATATAAGAGTAGGGATGTATATAAAGACACACAGAAACGTCTTTCAGAGTTTAATAAAAACTACAGTAATATTACATATCTCTTTTCGGCAGGAAAAAGTGTTCAAAAAAGAGATTTATCAGTATTAAAAATAGGTAATGGGTCCAAGAAGATTTTTATAAATGCAGCTCACCATCCAAGAGAATACATTGGTACAATCCTTACTCTAAATCAGATTCAGAATTTACTGGAATCGTATGCCAATAACGGTAGTATTGACGGCCAGAAAATCAGGAATCTGCTCGATAAACAGGTAACCTTTTATTTCATGCCACTGGTTAATCCTGATGGAGTGCAGATATGTATCAATGGAACTCAATCCTATTATTTCAACGCCAACAAGGTAGATCTCAATCATAATTACGATGCACTCTGGAGTAAAAAAATTACCTCTACATATTCTACCGGAGCCAAACCCTTTTCTGAGCCGGAAACTCAGGCAGTAAGAGATTTATGCCTTAATATAGAATTTGATCTGACAATTGCGTATCATGCTGCAGGAGATATAATCTATTGGTATTTTGGGCAGCAAGGTGCGGATAGAACCAGGGACCTTGCATATGCAAATATCCTAAAAACTACAACCGGCTATAGTTTGGTGAGTTCTGCTAACTATAAATCATCCACTTCAGGTTTTAAAGATTGGTGTGTTCAGAAATTAAAGATACCGTCATTTACAATTGAAATAGGAGGCAAACGGGGTATCATCAAACCGGTAGAATGGTCATATTACAATACTATTTGGAAGCAAAATAAACTTGTCCCTGTTAGAGTTGCAAAACAACTGATGAAGCAGACAAAATTTAATGGTGATAAAACGACTGCATTAATATATAAGAACAGTTTATTCCGCCAAGGACAGATACTTTCAGTCAACGGGAAGCAATATATTGCTGAAAAAGCTGTTCCTATGCTGGCCGGAAAATTATCTATAAATCAACAGAACAAGCTTAATAAAACAAAAATTTCTATTAAAAAGACACCCTATTTGAGGCTGGAAACCTTGGCAGAATGTTTGAATCTAAAATTTAAGTTTGAAAAAACCTCAAATACGGTTTATATTTCGTAA
- a CDS encoding DUF2975 domain-containing protein, with translation MGYQILGKRGLSQIMEVLCTVFQVFGVILIATLPWTLNYYLLLKNTTVGPRIYYSMMILLVISGICAFTILIQAKKVLHNINTKSPFTFDTANRIKSISYLCLPIAFAYFIGVFFIPSVFVILVGLTFLFLAACIFIIAELFFQAVKYKQENDLTI, from the coding sequence ATGGGTTATCAGATACTAGGCAAAAGAGGTCTAAGTCAGATTATGGAAGTACTCTGCACAGTATTTCAGGTTTTCGGCGTCATATTGATTGCCACCCTACCTTGGACACTAAATTATTACCTTCTGCTGAAAAATACAACTGTTGGGCCTAGAATATATTACTCTATGATGATACTTTTGGTGATATCGGGCATATGTGCTTTTACAATATTGATTCAGGCAAAAAAGGTTTTGCATAATATTAATACCAAAAGCCCCTTTACATTTGACACAGCCAATCGGATAAAGTCTATATCCTACCTGTGTTTACCGATAGCATTTGCGTATTTTATAGGCGTGTTCTTTATCCCGTCGGTATTCGTTATCCTTGTAGGCCTTACATTCTTATTTTTGGCTGCCTGCATATTTATTATTGCTGAATTGTTCTTCCAGGCAGTTAAGTATAAACAGGAAAACGACTTGACAATATAG
- a CDS encoding metal ABC transporter permease: MDQIYKLLDIVLPFSWLGYEFMKNAFLAVLLIAPVFGILGTIIVNNRMAFFSDALGHGAFTGIAIGTAIGIFQPMWSAIAFSIAFSILITIVKNKTKTSTDTVIGVFSSAAISLGVVLMYSGGSGKYSSVLVGDLLSISAGEVGLLLIIAIVIIVLWLMFYNKILLVSLNQSLAKSRGINTMAVELAFTSAIAVAVTVSIQWIGLLIINSLLVLPAAAARNVSTNARQYNIIALLISFTSSIGGLILSYYLDTATGATIVIIAAVIYFITLGLRKRFI; encoded by the coding sequence GTGGATCAGATATATAAATTACTTGATATTGTGCTTCCGTTCAGCTGGCTTGGTTATGAGTTTATGAAAAATGCATTTCTGGCTGTTTTATTGATTGCTCCAGTATTCGGTATTCTTGGAACGATTATTGTTAACAACCGCATGGCATTTTTCTCGGATGCACTGGGACATGGTGCCTTTACGGGTATTGCTATAGGTACGGCAATAGGTATTTTCCAGCCTATGTGGTCTGCAATAGCGTTTTCAATAGCTTTTTCTATTCTGATTACAATTGTTAAGAATAAAACAAAAACATCTACAGATACGGTTATAGGAGTATTTTCATCTGCTGCAATTTCATTAGGTGTTGTACTAATGTATTCAGGAGGCAGCGGTAAATATTCTTCAGTTCTGGTAGGGGATCTTTTAAGTATAAGTGCGGGAGAGGTAGGGCTTTTACTTATTATAGCCATTGTAATAATTGTACTTTGGTTAATGTTTTATAATAAAATACTTTTGGTCAGCCTGAATCAATCATTGGCAAAAAGCCGCGGAATTAATACGATGGCGGTTGAACTGGCTTTTACCTCTGCTATTGCGGTAGCGGTAACTGTTAGCATACAGTGGATAGGACTTCTGATTATTAATTCACTTTTGGTACTTCCTGCTGCTGCCGCCAGAAATGTATCAACAAATGCACGTCAGTATAATATTATTGCGTTGCTGATTTCTTTTACTTCAAGTATTGGGGGACTTATCCTGTCATACTATCTGGATACTGCCACGGGAGCGACTATTGTTATTATTGCGGCGGTTATTTACTTTATAACACTTGGATTAAGAAAAAGGTTTATATAA
- the tkt gene encoding transketolase encodes MSMIDTACINTIRVLAAEAIQKASSGHPGLPLGAAPTAYTVWAKHMKHNPKNPQWPNRDRFVLSAGHGSAMLYSMLHVFGYDVSMEDLRNFRQFNSKTPGHPEYGHTPGVEITTGPLGQGIANAVGMAMAEEFMAAKFNKDGYKIVDNYTFALSGDGCLMEGVASEAASLAGTLKLGKLILLYDSNNITIEGNTDIAFTEDVAKRFDAYGWQVLNVEDGNSVEDISTAIAKAKADTSAPSIIIINTQIGYGSPKAGSSSVHGEPLGEEGLAKTKEFLGMCKDDCFNVSEEVSAYMKELVDSGIKAENEWNEMFKKYAAEYPGLAKEWEMWHNDSYEEMLLNDADFWKADAKPNATRSISGNLINYLAQRIPNLIGGSADLAPSNKTAMKGVGDFSAQDYSGRNLHFGVREHGMAAIANAMAVYGGLKTYCATFFVFTDYMKGAMRLSALMNTPVTYVMTHDSIGVGEDGPTHQPIEQLASIRSIPNFIDFRPADANETAAGWFTAVTNQSSPTCLVLTRQNLPVLDIDGKVALKGAYTLLDSKNSTPEIILIATGSEVHVTLEAGKQLQAEGIDARVVSMPSMELYERQSAEYKESVLPSSVANRVAVEAATSFGWHKYVGLKGEVISIDTFGASGPADQLFKHFGFTTENVVAKAKAVLAK; translated from the coding sequence ATGAGCATGATAGACACAGCTTGTATTAACACTATAAGGGTGTTGGCTGCAGAAGCAATTCAAAAAGCATCGTCAGGACATCCAGGTTTGCCGCTGGGTGCAGCACCTACAGCCTATACTGTTTGGGCAAAGCATATGAAACATAATCCTAAAAACCCACAATGGCCGAACAGAGACAGATTCGTACTCTCAGCCGGTCATGGATCAGCAATGCTTTATTCAATGCTGCATGTGTTCGGTTATGATGTTTCAATGGAAGATTTAAGAAACTTCAGACAATTCAACAGTAAAACTCCGGGACATCCTGAATACGGACACACACCGGGTGTTGAAATTACAACAGGACCACTTGGTCAGGGTATTGCCAATGCAGTTGGTATGGCAATGGCCGAAGAATTTATGGCCGCAAAATTCAACAAGGACGGCTACAAAATAGTTGATAACTATACTTTTGCACTATCAGGAGACGGCTGTCTGATGGAAGGTGTTGCAAGTGAAGCAGCTTCTCTTGCAGGTACCTTGAAACTGGGCAAGCTTATCTTACTTTATGACAGTAACAATATTACTATAGAAGGAAATACAGACATAGCTTTCACAGAAGATGTTGCAAAACGTTTTGATGCGTATGGCTGGCAGGTACTTAATGTTGAAGACGGAAACAGTGTTGAAGATATTAGTACTGCAATTGCCAAGGCAAAGGCCGATACAAGTGCACCTTCAATTATTATTATAAATACTCAAATCGGTTATGGATCACCAAAGGCAGGAAGCTCTTCTGTTCATGGTGAACCTCTTGGAGAAGAAGGACTTGCAAAGACTAAGGAATTCTTAGGAATGTGTAAGGATGACTGCTTCAACGTAAGCGAAGAAGTTTCAGCTTACATGAAAGAACTCGTTGATTCCGGTATTAAAGCAGAAAACGAGTGGAATGAAATGTTTAAAAAGTATGCTGCTGAATACCCCGGTCTCGCAAAAGAATGGGAAATGTGGCATAATGACAGCTATGAAGAAATGTTGCTTAATGATGCGGACTTCTGGAAAGCTGATGCAAAACCAAATGCAACCAGATCAATTTCAGGAAATCTCATAAATTATCTTGCACAAAGGATTCCGAACCTTATTGGTGGTTCTGCAGATCTTGCACCTTCTAATAAAACTGCTATGAAAGGTGTTGGAGACTTCTCAGCTCAAGATTACAGCGGAAGAAACCTTCACTTTGGCGTAAGAGAACACGGAATGGCAGCTATAGCAAATGCAATGGCTGTATACGGCGGTCTTAAGACTTACTGTGCAACCTTCTTTGTATTCACTGATTACATGAAGGGTGCTATGAGACTTTCAGCTCTTATGAATACACCTGTAACCTATGTAATGACTCATGACAGTATCGGTGTTGGAGAAGACGGACCTACTCATCAACCTATTGAACAGTTGGCATCAATAAGAAGTATACCGAACTTCATAGACTTCAGACCGGCCGATGCAAACGAAACAGCAGCAGGCTGGTTTACAGCAGTAACAAACCAATCTTCACCTACTTGTCTGGTACTAACAAGACAGAACCTTCCTGTTCTTGATATTGACGGAAAGGTAGCTTTAAAGGGTGCATATACTCTGTTGGATTCAAAGAATTCAACTCCTGAAATAATCCTCATAGCTACAGGTTCTGAAGTACATGTGACATTAGAGGCAGGAAAGCAGCTTCAAGCTGAAGGCATTGATGCAAGAGTTGTAAGTATGCCGTCAATGGAACTCTATGAAAGACAGTCAGCCGAATATAAGGAAAGCGTACTTCCATCATCTGTTGCTAACAGAGTAGCAGTTGAAGCAGCTACCTCATTCGGATGGCATAAGTATGTTGGATTAAAGGGAGAAGTAATTTCCATAGACACCTTTGGTGCTTCCGGCCCTGCTGATCAACTGTTTAAACACTTTGGCTTCACAACAGAAAATGTTGTAGCAAAAGCTAAGGCTGTTTTGGCTAAGTAA
- the helD gene encoding RNA polymerase recycling motor HelD has product MSAANHPAYKEELERCRYTLDYIEKSLKRALEKREKIGNELESVKKHMSGDSSADYTSIMVNTMLHDTLALKVKNLYTARGKPYFARVDYKESGVDSAEKLYIGKMSLSRDEDHVIVIVDWRAPIANLYYEGRLGPSSYDCPDGLIEGELLLKRQFSINDGNLDGIFDIDITTNDEFLQTYLGANAENRLKEIVSTIQEEQNRIVRAPMWKPLIVQGVAGSGKTTIALHRIAYLIYTFEKNFDPENFMIIAPNRLFLNYISEVLPELGVERVKQTTFEDFSMELIGKKFKLIDSNEKLNMFVNHNVTEEQIVYNNKVRNASILKTSMDFKNIIDEYLKEIELCFIPKKDIMLGTKVIFPYEEINKLFLTQYGMWPIAQRMNEIKKSITTRLKASKEQFIQQIHAECDKKVARARVAISDASERQKYILQAFEKRDSVLDKIEMASKSLVKEYIGSLPKLSPYQYYVDLMNNAEVFDRIAGKYTDAEICSFTRDYTLDILNSKRIEQEDLAPIIYLKYKIYGMDEKIPVRHIVIDEAQDFSAFQFYVMKKIVKDSSFTILGDLCQGIHFYRGVRSWDEIVNDVFDGKRCEFLTLEQSYRTTYEIMEAANSVMEKLPNNDLTRAKPVIRHGDPVEYIPKNDIANVAEDIVNKIEQAKRQGHKTIAIICKTMEECYQMLPLIKKADKNISIITGNEKEYKSGIVVVPSYLSKGLEFDVVLISNASSVNYTTSDLDIKLLYVAMTRPLHKLCVYYIGDKASLLQ; this is encoded by the coding sequence ATGTCAGCTGCAAACCATCCGGCCTATAAGGAAGAGCTTGAAAGGTGCAGGTATACTTTGGACTACATAGAGAAAAGCTTAAAGAGAGCTCTTGAAAAGAGAGAAAAAATAGGTAACGAACTTGAAAGTGTGAAAAAGCACATGAGCGGTGACAGTAGTGCAGATTATACCAGTATTATGGTAAATACAATGCTACATGATACTCTGGCTTTAAAGGTTAAAAACTTATATACTGCCAGAGGTAAACCATATTTCGCCAGAGTAGACTATAAGGAAAGCGGTGTAGATAGTGCAGAAAAACTGTATATAGGAAAAATGTCTTTATCAAGGGATGAGGATCACGTGATAGTTATTGTAGACTGGAGGGCACCAATAGCAAACCTTTATTATGAAGGTCGACTTGGACCGTCGAGCTATGATTGTCCTGATGGATTAATTGAAGGAGAACTTCTTTTAAAAAGGCAATTTTCCATTAATGACGGAAACCTGGATGGAATATTTGATATTGATATAACTACGAATGATGAATTTCTTCAAACTTATCTTGGAGCAAATGCAGAAAACAGACTTAAAGAAATTGTTTCTACTATTCAGGAAGAACAGAACAGAATAGTAAGGGCTCCAATGTGGAAGCCATTGATTGTCCAAGGAGTTGCAGGTAGCGGTAAAACTACTATTGCACTTCACAGAATAGCTTATCTTATCTATACTTTCGAAAAAAATTTTGACCCTGAAAATTTTATGATTATTGCTCCAAATAGACTTTTTCTTAACTATATTTCAGAGGTATTGCCTGAACTCGGAGTTGAGAGGGTTAAGCAAACAACATTTGAGGATTTTTCTATGGAGCTTATAGGCAAAAAATTCAAGCTGATTGATTCAAATGAAAAGTTAAATATGTTCGTAAATCATAATGTTACAGAGGAACAGATTGTATATAACAATAAGGTAAGGAATGCATCTATTCTTAAAACTTCTATGGATTTTAAGAACATAATTGATGAATACCTGAAGGAAATTGAGCTATGTTTTATTCCTAAAAAGGATATTATGCTTGGTACTAAAGTTATTTTCCCATATGAAGAAATAAACAAGTTGTTTTTAACACAATATGGTATGTGGCCTATTGCCCAGAGGATGAATGAGATTAAGAAAAGCATTACTACAAGGTTAAAAGCAAGCAAAGAGCAGTTTATACAACAGATACATGCTGAATGTGACAAAAAGGTTGCAAGGGCAAGGGTTGCGATTTCAGATGCGTCAGAAAGACAAAAGTATATTTTACAAGCTTTTGAAAAGAGGGATAGTGTTTTAGATAAAATTGAGATGGCTTCAAAATCGCTTGTTAAGGAATATATAGGCAGCCTCCCAAAACTAAGTCCATATCAATACTATGTAGATCTGATGAATAATGCCGAAGTTTTTGACAGAATTGCAGGTAAATATACTGATGCTGAGATATGCAGTTTTACCCGGGATTACACTCTTGATATATTAAATAGTAAAAGGATTGAGCAGGAGGATCTGGCTCCAATAATATATCTGAAATATAAAATCTATGGTATGGATGAGAAGATACCTGTCAGGCATATTGTAATAGATGAAGCTCAGGATTTCAGTGCATTTCAATTCTATGTTATGAAAAAGATTGTAAAGGATAGTTCTTTTACGATACTAGGTGATTTATGTCAGGGAATCCACTTCTATAGGGGAGTAAGAAGTTGGGACGAGATTGTAAATGACGTTTTTGATGGGAAGAGATGTGAGTTTTTAACACTGGAACAAAGCTATAGAACTACTTATGAGATTATGGAAGCTGCAAATAGCGTTATGGAGAAATTGCCTAACAATGATTTAACGCGTGCAAAACCTGTTATCCGACATGGCGATCCTGTTGAATATATACCAAAGAATGACATTGCCAATGTTGCTGAAGATATTGTAAACAAAATTGAACAGGCAAAAAGACAAGGTCATAAAACAATAGCGATAATTTGTAAAACCATGGAAGAATGTTATCAAATGCTACCTCTTATAAAAAAAGCGGATAAGAATATAAGTATTATTACAGGTAATGAAAAGGAATATAAAAGCGGTATTGTAGTAGTTCCATCGTATCTTTCGAAGGGGTTGGAGTTCGATGTGGTACTTATATCAAATGCCAGCAGTGTTAATTATACGACAAGCGATCTTGATATTAAGCTGCTTTATGTGGCTATGACAAGACCTCTACATAAACTTTGCGTTTATTATATAGGGGATAAAGCAAGTCTTTTGCAATAA
- a CDS encoding ATP-binding protein, with the protein MYINTNELILYKHFHRSDIFEDISWVINNYQSKAFSKENVKTRLYEGLHKLIEFSVDHCFDGNLFHSYLTYVLITNENAFARACEISGKPSGTINDLALSDFRIFRKLYDFDLSLIDVVLQVQCFSIVTSYMPSDICKNRNKGIPYFKELVNNLSTSENEESFYAILTEFYRKFGVGLLGLNKAFSVIHYENDIKLKPITNIESVLLNDLVGYEAQKKELVMNTEAFVQGRKANNVLLYGDSGTGKSSSVKAILNEYYKHGLRMIEVYKYQMKDLPLIIGHIKYRKYKFIIYMDDLSFEDHETDYKYLKAVIEGGLEAKPENVLIYATSNRRHIIREKWSDKNDRDDDLHTNDTVQEKLSLSARFGLPILYIAPSRKEFLHIVKVLADKYRINIPEEELYLEANRWELRNGGLSGRTAQHFITYLLGKK; encoded by the coding sequence ATGTATATTAACACAAATGAACTAATCCTCTACAAGCATTTCCATCGATCTGATATCTTTGAAGATATTTCGTGGGTTATAAACAATTACCAAAGCAAAGCTTTTTCTAAAGAGAATGTGAAGACAAGACTATATGAGGGGTTGCATAAATTAATTGAATTTTCAGTTGACCATTGTTTTGATGGCAATTTATTCCATTCATACCTCACCTATGTTCTTATAACCAATGAAAATGCCTTTGCAAGGGCTTGTGAGATATCGGGAAAACCAAGCGGTACAATTAATGACCTTGCTTTAAGTGATTTTAGGATTTTTAGAAAGCTATATGATTTTGATTTATCCTTGATTGACGTAGTTCTCCAAGTACAGTGTTTTAGCATCGTTACAAGCTACATGCCCTCGGATATCTGTAAGAACCGGAACAAAGGAATACCTTATTTTAAAGAACTTGTTAACAACCTATCAACATCTGAGAATGAAGAATCATTCTATGCAATACTGACTGAATTTTACAGGAAGTTTGGAGTTGGGTTACTTGGTCTTAACAAGGCATTCAGTGTTATTCATTATGAAAATGACATTAAACTCAAGCCTATTACAAATATTGAATCTGTACTTCTAAATGATCTTGTCGGCTATGAGGCTCAAAAAAAAGAGCTTGTTATGAACACAGAAGCTTTTGTGCAGGGCCGCAAAGCCAACAATGTCCTTTTGTACGGTGACAGTGGTACAGGTAAATCTTCAAGCGTTAAAGCAATCTTAAATGAATACTATAAACATGGCCTCAGAATGATAGAGGTTTACAAGTATCAAATGAAGGATTTACCCCTTATAATAGGGCATATAAAATATAGGAAGTATAAGTTTATAATTTACATGGACGATTTATCTTTTGAGGACCATGAAACTGATTATAAGTACCTGAAGGCAGTCATTGAAGGCGGCTTGGAGGCGAAACCTGAAAACGTTCTCATATATGCAACTTCTAACAGAAGACATATTATCCGTGAGAAATGGAGTGACAAAAATGACAGGGATGATGACCTCCATACTAACGATACAGTTCAAGAAAAACTTTCACTATCAGCCAGGTTCGGATTACCGATTCTATATATAGCTCCCAGTAGAAAGGAGTTTCTTCATATTGTTAAGGTACTTGCAGATAAATACCGTATTAATATACCAGAAGAAGAACTATACCTGGAGGCAAACCGGTGGGAACTACGTAACGGTGGCCTATCAGGAAGAACCGCTCAGCATTTTATCACTTATCTGCTTGGAAAAAAATAA
- a CDS encoding metal ABC transporter ATP-binding protein yields the protein MDEFIGKHRGNCENSMGCCGYCCTKIENFGVKVGRTQILQNVNLHLHCGELTAIIGPNGAGKSTLLKSILGEIKHEGSVVFAGANGEAAGRPVVGYVPQQLEFDTAAPLSVRNLFTSCMSRKPAWQGVSKKLNKRIIDCLDRVQSEKLIDKRLGALSGGELQRVLLALALEPIPQLLLLDEPVSGVDRKGLEVFYEIVSKIRKEYDLTIILVSHDLDLVRKHADRVVLLNRTVILNGTPEEVYTNKRMHETFGFSSILGNEADENGGGK from the coding sequence ATGGACGAGTTTATTGGAAAGCATAGGGGAAACTGTGAGAATAGCATGGGCTGCTGCGGGTACTGCTGCACTAAAATAGAAAATTTTGGCGTAAAAGTAGGCAGAACACAAATATTACAGAATGTAAACCTGCACTTGCACTGCGGGGAGCTGACTGCTATTATCGGTCCAAATGGAGCAGGAAAGAGTACTTTGCTGAAATCAATACTTGGGGAAATTAAGCATGAGGGTAGTGTCGTGTTCGCAGGTGCAAATGGAGAAGCAGCAGGGAGGCCTGTTGTGGGATACGTTCCCCAACAGTTGGAATTTGATACGGCGGCACCCCTTAGCGTAAGGAACCTGTTTACATCTTGTATGAGCAGGAAACCTGCCTGGCAGGGTGTTTCAAAAAAGCTAAACAAAAGGATTATAGATTGTCTGGATAGAGTTCAGTCGGAAAAACTTATAGACAAACGGTTAGGTGCTTTGTCAGGAGGAGAACTTCAAAGGGTACTGCTGGCATTGGCACTGGAACCAATACCGCAGCTCCTGCTTCTTGACGAGCCGGTATCAGGAGTTGACAGGAAGGGTCTTGAAGTTTTCTATGAGATAGTATCAAAAATCAGGAAAGAATATGATTTGACGATTATACTTGTTTCCCATGACCTTGATTTGGTAAGAAAACATGCAGACAGGGTTGTTTTGCTAAACAGGACTGTAATACTAAATGGAACCCCGGAAGAGGTTTATACCAATAAACGGATGCACGAAACCTTCGGTTTTTCCAGTATATTGGGAAATGAGGCGGATGAGAACGGAGGCGGGAAATAG
- a CDS encoding DUF4153 domain-containing protein yields the protein MENKETISGTPGSPVPPPYYASYVPRNKKPEYQGFKSLVTSSKGLTISVLSIALCILFLETIFYQSPGIAAPIYLSAFYYSLYYFFRENNTPINRTAILLAIPAMLMAVSFFIHYNPSTRWITWLTLIGIICIQLILLGNLKINSIFSLDTFVKVIINLFAKPFTNLAMPFHSFGILKNKKSTTVKNLFYVLLGIIIAIPVAAILMGLFVRADAVFAASVKSFKTFIGLDLGRITLDIFLGLPAGIFLGAALLGLKYEKHKEKTLKNVDGCINTIITGTFLSIINIFIIAFVGFQFMYLFGGSDNIKITGLSYAEYARRGFFELCTASAIIFAIALFVIGMTKKTNGKLPLWVSLGTVILCAGDGILLISAVKRMFLYISAYGLSIKRVLTLWLMAVIGLCLLWMIIKCFKIGIDVKKWIGITIIVGVCILSLINIEKIIADYNVDSYLKNPDNPTIVHYLDQLSFTATPQLEKLKDLSESQKTDIKLNEIIENKKSQLDGRNKLYGFTLDSIEASKVLNKSK from the coding sequence ATGGAAAATAAAGAAACCATATCAGGAACTCCAGGTTCCCCGGTGCCCCCGCCATATTACGCAAGCTATGTTCCAAGAAATAAAAAACCCGAATATCAGGGATTTAAATCACTTGTCACCTCTTCCAAAGGATTGACTATCTCCGTACTAAGTATTGCATTATGTATATTATTTTTAGAAACGATTTTTTACCAATCTCCAGGAATAGCTGCTCCAATATATCTTTCCGCCTTTTATTATAGCCTTTATTACTTCTTTAGAGAAAATAATACACCTATTAATAGAACTGCTATACTTTTAGCAATACCGGCAATGCTAATGGCAGTAAGCTTTTTTATTCACTACAATCCCAGTACCAGATGGATCACATGGCTTACTTTGATAGGAATTATATGTATACAGCTAATCCTTCTTGGAAACCTTAAGATAAACAGTATATTTTCCTTGGATACATTTGTAAAAGTCATTATAAACCTATTCGCTAAACCGTTTACTAATCTTGCAATGCCTTTTCATTCTTTTGGAATACTTAAGAACAAGAAATCTACTACTGTTAAAAACCTATTTTATGTCTTGCTAGGTATAATCATAGCTATACCTGTTGCTGCTATCCTTATGGGTTTATTTGTTAGGGCAGATGCAGTTTTCGCTGCATCGGTAAAATCCTTTAAAACTTTTATAGGGCTGGACTTAGGCAGAATAACCTTAGATATATTTTTGGGGCTTCCAGCAGGTATATTTCTTGGTGCAGCATTATTAGGCTTAAAGTATGAAAAACATAAAGAAAAAACCTTAAAAAATGTGGATGGGTGCATAAACACAATTATCACGGGTACTTTCTTGTCTATTATAAACATATTTATAATAGCATTTGTAGGATTTCAGTTTATGTACCTTTTCGGTGGATCAGACAATATTAAAATTACCGGATTAAGCTATGCAGAGTACGCAAGACGAGGCTTCTTTGAGCTATGTACTGCTTCGGCAATAATATTTGCAATTGCCCTTTTTGTAATAGGTATGACAAAGAAAACTAACGGAAAGCTTCCCCTATGGGTAAGCCTTGGAACAGTAATCCTATGTGCAGGTGATGGTATTTTGCTTATATCTGCCGTTAAGCGTATGTTCCTGTATATCAGTGCATATGGTCTTAGTATCAAACGTGTCCTGACACTTTGGCTTATGGCTGTAATTGGATTATGTCTACTATGGATGATAATCAAGTGTTTTAAAATAGGAATAGATGTTAAAAAGTGGATAGGAATCACTATAATTGTAGGAGTATGCATATTAAGCCTTATTAACATAGAAAAAATAATTGCCGACTACAATGTAGACAGCTACCTTAAAAATCCTGATAACCCAACAATAGTACACTATTTAGATCAACTGTCTTTTACAGCAACTCCCCAACTGGAAAAGCTCAAGGATTTATCAGAGAGCCAAAAAACAGATATAAAGCTTAATGAAATTATAGAAAATAAAAAGTCCCAGCTTGACGGCAGAAACAAGTTATACGGCTTTACACTCGATAGCATTGAGGCATCAAAGGTACTTAATAAGTCCAAGTAG